From the genome of Rarobacter incanus, one region includes:
- the rplP gene encoding 50S ribosomal protein L16 — protein sequence MLIPRKVKYRKQHHPKRTGNAKGGTTVEFGQFGIQALEPAYLTNRQIEAARIAMTRHIKRGGKVWINVFPDRPLTKKPAETRMGSGKGSPEWWVANIKPGRVLFELAGVDEPLAREAMRRAIHKLPMKCRFVVREGGAN from the coding sequence ATGTTGATTCCCCGCAAAGTTAAGTACCGCAAGCAGCACCACCCGAAGCGCACTGGTAACGCGAAGGGCGGCACGACGGTCGAGTTCGGGCAGTTCGGTATCCAGGCTCTGGAGCCCGCCTACCTGACCAACCGGCAGATCGAAGCTGCGCGTATTGCAATGACCCGTCACATCAAGCGTGGCGGTAAGGTCTGGATCAATGTGTTCCCGGACCGCCCGTTGACCAAGAAGCCCGCCGAAACCCGCATGGGATCGGGTAAGGGTTCCCCCGAGTGGTGGGTCGCCAACATCAAGCCGGGTCGGGTTCTGTTCGAGCTCGCCGGTGTTGACGAGCCGCTCGCCCGCGAGGCGATGCGACGCGCGATTCACAAGCTCCCGATGAAGTGCCGTTTCGTGGTACGCGAAGGTGGTGCGAACTGA
- the rpsH gene encoding 30S ribosomal protein S8, translated as MTMTDPIADMLTRLRNANSAHHDSVTIPYSKLKARIADILKAEGYIADWDVADAKVGKNLSISLKYGPNRERSLAGIKRVSKPGLRVYTKSTELPKVLGGLGIAILSTSSGLLTDKQAHDKGVGGEVLAYVW; from the coding sequence ATGACGATGACTGACCCCATCGCAGACATGCTAACGCGTCTGCGTAACGCCAACTCGGCGCACCACGACTCGGTGACAATTCCCTACTCGAAGCTCAAGGCCCGCATCGCGGACATCTTGAAGGCTGAGGGATACATCGCTGACTGGGATGTTGCCGATGCGAAGGTTGGCAAGAACCTCTCCATTTCGCTGAAATACGGCCCCAACCGCGAGCGTTCGCTCGCTGGCATCAAGCGTGTTTCAAAGCCTGGTCTGCGTGTTTACACGAAGTCGACCGAGTTGCCCAAGGTGCTCGGCGGACTGGGTATAGCGATCCTGTCCACTTCTTCAGGATTGCTCACGGACAAGCAAGCTCACGACAAGGGTGTAGGTGGGGAAGTCCTCGCCTACGTCTGGTAA
- the rplX gene encoding 50S ribosomal protein L24 codes for MAKIRKGDLVVVIAGADRTKQGKVLEVLVDQDRVIVEGINRKTKHRKVGQTQRGTRTGGIETIEAPIHISNVMLVDPETKKGTRVGHRVESIERDGRTRQVRTRFAKRSGKDV; via the coding sequence ATGGCGAAGATCCGTAAGGGCGACCTGGTCGTCGTTATCGCTGGTGCCGATCGCACCAAGCAGGGCAAGGTCCTCGAGGTACTAGTCGACCAGGACCGCGTCATTGTTGAGGGAATCAACCGCAAGACGAAGCACCGCAAGGTGGGGCAGACTCAGCGCGGCACTCGCACGGGTGGTATTGAGACCATCGAGGCGCCTATTCACATCTCCAACGTGATGTTGGTTGACCCCGAGACGAAGAAGGGCACGCGCGTGGGACACCGCGTCGAGTCCATCGAGCGGGACGGACGCACGCGTCAGGTTCGCACTCGTTTCGCCAAGCGCTCAGGTAAGGATGTCTGA
- the rplE gene encoding 50S ribosomal protein L5 yields MSTETTAIEAPAVPRLKQKYRDEILKGLHDEFKHANINEVAGLTKIVVNMGVGDAAKDSKLIEGAIRDLSTITGQKPQVTRAKKSIAQFKLREGMPIGAHVTLRGDRMWEFLDRLLSLALPRIRDFRGLSAKQFDGHGNYTFGLTEQSMFHEIDQDKIDRVRGMDITIVTSATTDDEGRSLLRRLGFPFKEN; encoded by the coding sequence ATGAGCACCGAGACAACAGCCATTGAAGCTCCGGCCGTCCCGCGGCTGAAGCAGAAGTACCGTGACGAGATCCTCAAGGGACTGCACGACGAGTTCAAGCACGCCAACATCAACGAGGTTGCGGGCCTGACAAAGATCGTTGTCAACATGGGTGTCGGAGACGCGGCCAAGGACTCCAAGCTGATCGAGGGCGCGATTCGCGACCTATCGACGATCACTGGTCAAAAGCCCCAGGTGACCCGCGCGAAGAAGTCCATCGCGCAGTTCAAGCTCCGGGAAGGAATGCCGATTGGCGCACACGTGACGCTGCGCGGCGACCGCATGTGGGAGTTCCTGGACCGCTTGCTTTCGCTTGCTCTTCCGCGTATCCGCGACTTCCGTGGTCTGAGCGCGAAGCAGTTCGATGGGCACGGCAACTACACGTTCGGCTTGACTGAGCAGTCGATGTTCCACGAAATTGACCAAGACAAGATCGACCGCGTGCGCGGTATGGACATCACGATCGTGACGTCCGCGACCACGGACGACGAGGGTCGCTCGTTGTTGCGCCGCCTCGGCTTCCCGTTTAAGGAGAACTGA
- the rpsC gene encoding 30S ribosomal protein S3 — protein MGQKVNPLGFRLGITTDHRSRWFADSTKPGQRYRDFVREDVAIRKLMTTNLERAGISKVEIERTRDRVRVDMHTARPGIVIGHRGAEAERLRGQLEKLTGKQVQLNILEVKNPEVDAQLVAQGIAEQLASRVSFRRAMRKGMQSAQRAGAKGIRVQCAGRLGGAEMSRSEFYREGRVPLHTLRANIDYGFFEARTTFGRIGVKVWIYKGDVTEKEWAREQASQAPRQGRGGRGPRAGRGPRRGGDRNANAQGAPAAAEQPAESAGKEG, from the coding sequence GTGGGACAGAAAGTTAACCCGCTCGGGTTCCGCCTGGGCATTACGACCGATCACCGTTCGCGTTGGTTTGCCGACTCGACAAAGCCGGGGCAACGCTACCGCGACTTCGTTCGCGAAGACGTTGCGATCCGGAAGTTGATGACGACAAACCTGGAGCGCGCTGGTATCTCGAAGGTTGAGATCGAGCGTACTCGTGACCGCGTGCGTGTCGACATGCACACGGCGCGTCCGGGCATCGTTATCGGACACCGCGGTGCGGAGGCGGAGCGCCTTCGCGGTCAGTTGGAGAAGCTGACCGGCAAGCAGGTACAGCTGAACATCCTTGAGGTCAAGAACCCCGAGGTGGACGCTCAGCTCGTTGCGCAGGGAATCGCGGAGCAGCTCGCGAGCCGGGTGTCGTTCCGTCGTGCGATGCGCAAGGGCATGCAGTCCGCGCAGCGCGCCGGTGCCAAGGGCATCCGCGTCCAGTGCGCTGGTCGTCTGGGTGGGGCCGAAATGAGCCGCAGCGAGTTTTACCGCGAAGGTCGTGTGCCGTTGCACACTCTGCGCGCGAACATCGACTACGGCTTCTTCGAGGCTCGCACCACCTTCGGTCGCATCGGCGTCAAGGTGTGGATCTACAAAGGCGATGTGACCGAAAAGGAGTGGGCCCGCGAGCAGGCGAGCCAGGCTCCGCGTCAGGGCCGTGGTGGACGTGGCCCGCGTGCGGGCCGTGGGCCTCGCCGCGGTGGCGACCGCAACGCCAATGCGCAGGGAGCTCCCGCTGCCGCCGAGCAGCCGGCCGAGTCCGCTGGTAAGGAGGGCTAA
- the rplV gene encoding 50S ribosomal protein L22: protein MSGTPRSKENASERRLSLLGDAEGAFAVARFVRVTPMKARRVADLVRGASVDQAVSTLKFAPQAAAEDVLKVVESAAANAVTTENLSRESLVISQVFVDEGPTFKRFRPRAQGRAGRILKRTSHITVVVTPREEKGRA from the coding sequence ATGAGCGGCACACCTCGTAGCAAGGAGAACGCCTCGGAGCGTCGGCTCAGCCTGCTGGGCGACGCGGAGGGCGCATTCGCGGTGGCCCGATTCGTTCGCGTCACGCCCATGAAGGCGCGCCGCGTCGCGGATCTGGTTCGCGGAGCTTCCGTCGACCAGGCCGTCTCGACCCTGAAGTTCGCTCCCCAGGCCGCGGCCGAGGACGTGCTGAAGGTCGTAGAGTCGGCAGCGGCGAACGCCGTGACGACGGAAAACCTGTCGCGCGAATCCCTCGTGATTTCGCAGGTCTTCGTTGACGAAGGACCGACGTTCAAGCGCTTCAGGCCGCGTGCCCAGGGGCGCGCGGGCCGCATCCTGAAGCGGACGAGCCACATCACCGTGGTCGTCACCCCACGTGAAGAGAAGGGACGGGCCTGA
- the rpsQ gene encoding 30S ribosomal protein S17, translating to MSAENTEVRASRKTRRGYVVSDKMDKTVVVEVEDRVKHALYGKVIRRTSKVKAHDEENSAGIGDLVLIMETRPLSATKRWRLVEILEKAK from the coding sequence ATGAGCGCAGAGAACACTGAAGTCCGCGCCAGCCGCAAGACCCGTCGCGGGTATGTGGTTAGCGACAAGATGGACAAGACCGTAGTAGTTGAGGTCGAAGACCGCGTGAAGCACGCTTTGTACGGTAAAGTTATTCGCCGTACGTCCAAAGTGAAGGCTCACGACGAAGAGAACTCCGCCGGCATCGGTGACCTGGTGCTGATCATGGAGACTCGTCCTTTGTCTGCTACCAAGCGCTGGCGTTTGGTAGAGATCCTCGAGAAGGCCAAGTAA
- the rplN gene encoding 50S ribosomal protein L14 produces the protein MIQQESRLRVADNTGAKEVLCIRVLGGSGRRYAGIGDVIVATVKDAIPGGNVKKGEVVKAVIVRTVKERRRPDGSYIKFDENAAVILKNDGEPRGTRIFGPVGRELRDKKFMKIVSLAPEVI, from the coding sequence ATGATCCAGCAGGAGTCGCGACTGCGAGTCGCCGACAACACCGGTGCCAAGGAAGTCTTGTGCATCCGTGTGCTCGGTGGTTCCGGCCGCCGCTACGCCGGTATCGGTGACGTTATCGTCGCCACCGTCAAGGATGCTATCCCTGGCGGCAACGTCAAGAAGGGCGAGGTCGTCAAGGCCGTCATCGTCCGCACAGTTAAGGAACGGCGTCGTCCCGACGGTTCCTACATCAAGTTCGACGAGAACGCGGCCGTCATCCTCAAGAACGATGGCGAACCCCGCGGAACCCGTATCTTCGGTCCGGTCGGCCGCGAGCTGCGTGACAAGAAGTTCATGAAGATTGTTTCGCTCGCGCCGGAGGTGATCTGA
- a CDS encoding type Z 30S ribosomal protein S14 — protein sequence MAKKALINKAAAKPKFAVRAYTRCQRCGRPHSVYRKFGLCRICLREMAHAGELPGIKKSSW from the coding sequence ATGGCTAAGAAGGCTTTGATCAACAAGGCTGCTGCGAAGCCTAAGTTCGCAGTTCGTGCTTACACGCGTTGCCAACGGTGCGGCCGTCCGCACTCGGTGTATCGCAAGTTCGGCTTGTGCCGTATTTGCCTGCGGGAGATGGCTCACGCTGGTGAGCTCCCCGGTATCAAGAAGAGCAGCTGGTAA
- the rpmC gene encoding 50S ribosomal protein L29, whose product MAIGSKGLAPSDLDGFTDEKLVAELDNAKKELFNLRFQSATGQLEDHGRIKAVKRDIARIYTILRERELGIRTAPSASK is encoded by the coding sequence ATGGCAATTGGTTCGAAAGGTCTAGCGCCAAGCGACCTCGATGGTTTCACCGACGAGAAGCTCGTGGCGGAACTGGACAACGCAAAGAAGGAACTGTTCAACCTGCGGTTCCAGTCGGCCACGGGCCAGCTGGAAGACCACGGCCGAATCAAGGCCGTCAAGCGCGACATCGCTCGGATCTACACGATCTTGCGCGAGCGTGAGCTGGGTATCCGTACGGCACCGAGCGCGAGCAAGTGA